A genomic region of Erythrobacter sp. SCSIO 43205 contains the following coding sequences:
- a CDS encoding DUF445 domain-containing protein, giving the protein MFGGEPLSADRARRMRWTATGLLIAMGALFFTTHGLVPAHPAWGYVNAFAEAAMVGGLADWFAVTALFRHPLGLPIPHTAIIPSNKDRIADTMAQFLQENFLTPTVVARRMSGMNVARAIGDFLAVSPEDDGADNRSRITGGAAELLAEVLESLDPDRLGNQVRAGLGRQLSKLDISPLAGRMLENTMADQRHLPLINGFVRWAGLTLEDNEETVRAIIHERVNGVLRWAGLDKTISSNVLDGLYKLLAEVLVDPDHPLREKIEEGLQKLAHDLQHDPETRKRVEEMKNDLLENPAVAEWWMGVWERIRQSLIRRARDPNSELGNDMRVGLADLGEALKQDDRLQTQINRFARRTAVGIATRYGSEIVTLVSETVKRWDATTITGRIESAVGRDLQFIRINGTLVGGLVGMTLHFITSFL; this is encoded by the coding sequence ATGTTCGGCGGAGAACCGCTGAGCGCGGACCGCGCCCGGCGTATGCGCTGGACCGCCACAGGGCTGCTCATTGCCATGGGGGCCTTGTTCTTCACGACCCACGGTCTTGTTCCTGCGCATCCTGCATGGGGCTATGTCAACGCCTTTGCCGAAGCTGCCATGGTTGGCGGGCTTGCCGACTGGTTTGCCGTCACCGCGCTTTTCCGCCATCCTTTGGGCCTGCCCATCCCCCACACCGCGATCATCCCTTCCAACAAAGACCGCATCGCGGACACTATGGCGCAGTTCCTGCAGGAGAACTTCCTCACCCCCACCGTCGTCGCGCGGCGGATGTCGGGCATGAATGTCGCGCGCGCTATCGGTGATTTCCTCGCCGTCAGTCCCGAAGACGACGGCGCCGACAACCGGTCGCGCATCACAGGGGGCGCCGCTGAACTGCTTGCCGAAGTGCTCGAATCGCTTGATCCTGACCGCCTCGGCAATCAGGTGCGCGCAGGGCTGGGCCGGCAATTGAGCAAGCTCGACATTTCGCCTCTGGCGGGACGAATGCTTGAAAACACCATGGCGGATCAACGTCATCTGCCTCTTATCAATGGCTTTGTCCGCTGGGCCGGGCTCACATTGGAAGACAATGAGGAAACCGTGCGCGCTATCATCCATGAAAGGGTGAATGGCGTTTTGCGTTGGGCGGGGCTTGATAAGACTATCTCGTCCAATGTTCTTGATGGCCTTTATAAGCTCCTTGCCGAAGTACTTGTCGATCCCGATCACCCATTGCGAGAGAAAATCGAGGAGGGTCTGCAAAAACTCGCTCACGATCTTCAGCACGATCCTGAAACCCGCAAACGGGTTGAGGAAATGAAGAACGATCTTCTTGAAAATCCGGCCGTGGCGGAATGGTGGATGGGCGTGTGGGAGCGTATTCGCCAATCGCTTATCCGCCGCGCGCGCGATCCCAATAGCGAGCTTGGCAATGATATGCGGGTCGGCCTTGCTGATTTGGGTGAGGCGTTGAAACAGGATGACCGCCTGCAAACGCAGATCAACCGTTTTGCACGGCGCACAGCGGTCGGGATTGCCACCCGTTATGGCAGCGAGATTGTGACGCTGGTGTCGGAAACGGTGAAGCGCTGGGATGCGACCACCATTACCGGCCGGATTGAGAGCGCGGTGGGCCGCGATCTTCAGTTCATTCGCATCAACGGCACGCTGGTGGGCGGGTTGGTCGGTATGACACTGCACTTCATCACGAGCTTCCTTTAG
- a CDS encoding flagellar biosynthesis repressor FlbT: protein MNNHVPDPVPMLHTLALKAGEQAVINGALVTAKSDCGFEICHSAAVFTGRRISATRAREPHIELYLSLSQVAHSELRFADARLRLFGLLSQIILEDDAPEIAEEIRKCTLALIGGKRAEAKRSAGAIAASQITQVLNPRAKTACAADRTAPMSAQVPGHGWKEAS, encoded by the coding sequence ATGAATAACCACGTCCCCGACCCAGTGCCCATGCTGCACACTCTAGCGCTCAAAGCGGGTGAGCAGGCTGTTATCAACGGCGCTCTTGTCACCGCAAAGAGCGATTGCGGCTTCGAAATCTGCCACAGTGCCGCTGTCTTCACAGGCCGAAGGATATCAGCGACGCGGGCGCGCGAGCCGCATATTGAGCTTTATCTGTCGCTCTCGCAGGTAGCGCATAGTGAACTGCGCTTTGCTGATGCGCGCCTGCGTTTATTCGGCTTGCTCTCGCAGATCATCCTTGAGGATGACGCGCCCGAGATAGCGGAAGAAATCCGCAAATGCACGCTCGCCCTGATCGGCGGAAAGCGTGCAGAGGCTAAGCGCAGCGCCGGAGCCATCGCAGCGTCCCAGATCACACAAGTGCTAAACCCACGCGCGAAAACAGCTTGCGCTGCCGATCGCACAGCACCGATGAGCGCTCAGGTACCAGGCCATGGATGGAAAGAGGCATCCTAA
- a CDS encoding electron transfer flavoprotein subunit alpha/FixB family protein, giving the protein MNTLVLVEHDNASVNDATLAVVTAASKLGDVTALVAGSNCGGAAEAAAKIAGVSKVLKADDAAYGEGLAENVAPLVAGIMADYDALLAPATTSGKNIAPRVAAMLDVMQISDILSVEGPKTFTRPIYAGNAIATVESSDAKLVITVRGTAFEKAAAEGGSASIEDASGAGDAGISSFVSREVADGGDRPELTSAKVIVSGGRALKDGETFEQIINPLADKLGAAIGASRAAVDAGYVPNDYQVGQTGKIVAPEVYIAIGISGAIQHLAGMKDSKVIIAINKDEDAPIFQVADIGLVADLFNAVPEMTSAL; this is encoded by the coding sequence ATGAACACTCTGGTTCTGGTCGAACATGACAATGCATCGGTCAACGACGCGACTCTCGCAGTGGTCACTGCGGCTAGCAAACTTGGCGACGTAACCGCTCTGGTTGCTGGCTCAAACTGCGGCGGCGCTGCTGAAGCGGCGGCGAAAATCGCTGGCGTTTCAAAAGTATTGAAAGCCGACGATGCCGCATATGGCGAGGGTCTGGCTGAGAACGTAGCGCCGCTCGTGGCTGGCATTATGGCTGACTATGACGCGCTGCTCGCCCCTGCGACCACCTCGGGCAAGAATATTGCGCCGCGCGTTGCCGCCATGCTCGACGTCATGCAAATTTCGGACATTCTTTCGGTCGAAGGTCCAAAGACTTTCACCCGTCCGATCTACGCAGGCAACGCTATCGCAACGGTCGAAAGCTCGGATGCTAAGCTCGTCATCACCGTTCGCGGCACGGCCTTTGAAAAGGCGGCTGCTGAAGGTGGATCGGCTTCCATCGAAGACGCATCTGGCGCAGGCGATGCCGGCATCTCCAGCTTTGTCAGCCGCGAAGTCGCCGATGGCGGCGACCGTCCTGAACTCACCAGCGCCAAGGTCATCGTCTCAGGTGGCCGCGCTCTGAAAGACGGCGAAACCTTCGAGCAGATCATCAATCCGCTTGCCGACAAGCTTGGTGCCGCTATCGGCGCATCGCGCGCGGCGGTTGACGCTGGTTATGTGCCCAATGATTATCAAGTCGGTCAAACCGGTAAGATCGTGGCTCCTGAAGTTTACATCGCTATCGGCATCTCTGGCGCTATTCAGCACCTTGCCGGGATGAAAGACTCCAAAGTCATCATCGCGATCAACAAGGATGAAGATGCCCCCATCTTCCAAGTGGCAGACATCGGTCTTGTCGCTGACCTGTTTAACGCCGTGCCGGAAATGACCAGCGCTCTTTAA
- a CDS encoding electron transfer flavoprotein subunit beta/FixA family protein, producing MKILVPVKRVIDYNVKPRVKADGTGVDLANVKMSMNPFDEIAVEEAIRIKEAGKAEEIIAVSVGPAKAQETLRTALAMGADRAILVETDEEVEPLAVAKILKAIADEEQPGLVVLGKQSISDDSNQTGQMLAALMNRPQGTFANTVEVDGDAVVVKREIDGGLETVKLTMPAIVTTDLRLNEPRYASLPNIMKAKKKPLDTKTPADFGVDIAPRLTTTNVSEPPVRQAGEKVEDVDALVAKIKELGIA from the coding sequence ATGAAAATCCTCGTCCCCGTCAAGCGGGTGATTGATTACAACGTCAAGCCACGGGTCAAAGCCGATGGCACTGGTGTTGATCTTGCCAATGTGAAAATGAGCATGAACCCCTTTGACGAAATCGCTGTCGAAGAAGCGATCCGCATCAAGGAAGCGGGCAAGGCAGAAGAAATCATCGCGGTTTCTGTAGGCCCTGCAAAGGCTCAGGAAACGCTGCGCACGGCACTTGCCATGGGTGCAGACCGCGCGATCCTCGTTGAAACCGATGAAGAAGTTGAGCCACTCGCGGTTGCAAAAATCCTCAAAGCCATCGCCGACGAAGAGCAACCCGGCCTCGTTGTTTTGGGCAAGCAGTCGATCTCTGACGACAGCAACCAGACCGGCCAAATGCTCGCCGCGCTTATGAACCGCCCGCAAGGCACCTTCGCCAACACTGTCGAAGTCGACGGCGATGCAGTTGTTGTGAAGCGCGAAATCGACGGCGGTCTTGAAACGGTCAAGCTCACCATGCCAGCGATTGTCACCACCGACCTTCGCCTGAACGAGCCTCGCTACGCTTCGCTTCCCAACATCATGAAAGCGAAGAAGAAGCCACTCGACACCAAGACCCCTGCGGACTTTGGCGTCGATATCGCACCGCGTCTGACCACCACCAACGTTTCCGAACCTCCGGTTCGCCAGGCGGGTGAAAAGGTCGAGGACGTCGACGCTCTCGTTGCGAAGATCAAGGAGCTGGGGATCGCTTAA
- a CDS encoding exopolysaccharide biosynthesis protein codes for MAKKSQSSQEQSAEAVVDKLGELGAEDGEVCVDQVVETFGARGYGPMLLVPALLGASPLGGIPTVPSILALIIALIAGQMVVGRTHFWLPEFLSQRSVSGEKLQNARDALSKPAQVMDKLFHGRLEWATSDPMPRIASAIVMVLCAVIVPLELVPLAALLPFSAIAAFGLALTVRDGALMLLAIAISIVSLYTAANSLLF; via the coding sequence TTGGCTAAGAAATCCCAATCCAGTCAGGAACAATCGGCTGAGGCCGTGGTCGACAAGTTGGGAGAGCTCGGCGCCGAAGATGGAGAGGTCTGCGTTGACCAGGTTGTCGAGACATTCGGCGCGCGTGGCTATGGGCCGATGCTTTTGGTGCCTGCTCTTTTAGGGGCATCGCCCTTGGGAGGCATCCCGACCGTACCGAGTATTCTGGCGCTGATCATCGCACTGATCGCGGGCCAGATGGTAGTGGGACGAACCCATTTCTGGCTGCCGGAATTTTTAAGCCAGCGTTCGGTTTCTGGAGAAAAGCTGCAAAATGCGCGCGATGCGCTGTCAAAGCCGGCGCAGGTCATGGACAAGCTGTTTCACGGACGGCTGGAGTGGGCGACGAGCGATCCGATGCCGCGCATTGCCTCTGCTATTGTGATGGTGCTGTGCGCGGTGATCGTGCCGCTGGAGCTGGTGCCGCTCGCCGCTTTGCTTCCGTTTTCGGCGATTGCCGCCTTTGGCCTTGCTCTGACGGTCCGCGATGGCGCGCTTATGTTGCTCGCCATCGCGATATCCATCGTCAGCCTTTACACAGCCGCCAACTCGCTGCTGTTTTAA
- the sucC gene encoding ADP-forming succinate--CoA ligase subunit beta: MNVHEYQAKELLKEHGIAIPAGHAALTVEEAVEGAKKLPGPLYVVKAQIHAGGRGKGKFKELPEDAKGGVRLAFSLDEVESHAKEMLGNTLVTIQTGEAGKQVNRLYVTDGVDIESEYYLAMLVDRATGRVAMVASTEGGMDIEDVAHETPEKITTITIDPAQGFMPHHARSVAFALGLEGDLNKQCQKLAKKLYNAFTASDCDMLEINPLVETKPDADGNASLLVLDTKMSFDGNALYRHPAIEEMRDETEEDPAEVEASEYDLAYIKLDGNIGCMVNGAGLAMATMDIIKLNGAFPANFLDVGGGATTEKVTAAFKIILKDPAVEGILVNIFGGIMKCDIIAQGVVEAAKEVDLSVPLVVRLEGTNVEAGKEILSNSGLAIVPADDLGDAAKKIVAEVKKAA, translated from the coding sequence ATGAATGTCCACGAATATCAGGCCAAGGAACTCCTCAAGGAACACGGCATTGCAATTCCTGCTGGCCACGCAGCACTCACAGTCGAAGAAGCCGTCGAAGGCGCGAAAAAGCTGCCCGGCCCGCTTTATGTTGTGAAAGCGCAAATTCACGCAGGCGGGCGCGGCAAAGGCAAATTCAAAGAGCTTCCCGAAGATGCAAAGGGCGGCGTGCGCCTTGCGTTTTCCCTTGATGAGGTCGAATCACACGCCAAGGAAATGCTCGGCAACACTCTGGTGACGATCCAGACTGGCGAAGCAGGCAAGCAGGTGAACCGCCTCTATGTCACCGACGGCGTCGACATCGAGAGCGAGTATTACCTCGCCATGCTCGTGGACCGCGCAACTGGTCGCGTCGCCATGGTCGCATCGACCGAAGGCGGGATGGACATTGAAGATGTTGCCCACGAAACGCCTGAAAAAATCACCACGATCACCATTGATCCAGCACAAGGCTTCATGCCGCACCACGCGCGCTCGGTAGCTTTTGCGCTTGGCCTTGAAGGCGATCTCAACAAGCAGTGTCAAAAGCTTGCCAAGAAGCTCTACAATGCGTTCACCGCAAGCGATTGCGATATGCTTGAAATCAACCCGCTGGTGGAAACCAAGCCTGACGCAGACGGCAACGCATCGCTGCTCGTGCTCGATACCAAGATGAGCTTTGACGGCAATGCGCTCTATCGCCACCCGGCGATCGAAGAGATGCGCGACGAGACAGAGGAAGATCCTGCCGAAGTCGAAGCGTCGGAATATGACCTTGCGTACATCAAGCTTGATGGAAACATCGGCTGCATGGTGAACGGCGCTGGCCTTGCCATGGCGACGATGGACATCATCAAATTGAACGGCGCGTTCCCAGCCAACTTCCTTGACGTTGGCGGCGGCGCGACCACTGAAAAAGTGACCGCGGCGTTCAAGATCATTCTTAAAGACCCTGCGGTCGAAGGCATCCTCGTCAACATCTTTGGCGGCATCATGAAATGCGACATCATCGCGCAAGGCGTGGTCGAGGCCGCTAAGGAAGTGGACCTGTCTGTGCCATTGGTGGTCCGCCTTGAGGGCACCAATGTAGAGGCTGGTAAGGAAATCCTGTCGAACTCAGGCCTTGCAATCGTGCCTGCCGATGACCTTGGCGATGCCGCCAAGAAAATCGTCGCAGAGGTGAAGAAGGCGGCTTAA
- a CDS encoding 3'(2'),5'-bisphosphate nucleotidase CysQ yields MIDQNQFQEIVREAGRMAYARWPGAGHDLDSWEKTPGDPVSEADLAVDNFLRRELSRLLPAAAWLSEESTDDPVRLGQDLIWLVDPIDGTRDFVKGKAGWSVSVALVSAGKPLIGMLSAPARGEEWFSVAGRGATLNGEVLKASTRSDFVGARVPVDQLPSADSDLVAVEKPNSIALRIAMVAHDKADLVATLRWGFEWDIAAAALIAREAGARVTDAFGMPLAYNKRDPRDFGVLVSAPAIHAEAVGRIAERAHELQKIK; encoded by the coding sequence ATGATCGACCAAAACCAGTTTCAAGAGATCGTCCGCGAGGCGGGGCGCATGGCCTATGCGCGCTGGCCGGGCGCGGGGCACGATCTTGATTCGTGGGAGAAAACGCCCGGCGATCCGGTGAGCGAGGCGGACCTCGCAGTCGATAATTTCCTGCGCCGCGAATTAAGCCGCCTTTTGCCTGCGGCTGCATGGCTTTCTGAAGAATCGACCGATGATCCGGTGCGGCTGGGGCAAGACCTTATCTGGCTGGTCGATCCGATTGATGGGACACGCGACTTTGTGAAGGGCAAGGCGGGCTGGTCGGTGTCGGTGGCGCTGGTCAGCGCAGGCAAGCCGCTGATTGGAATGCTTTCAGCGCCAGCGCGCGGCGAAGAATGGTTCTCTGTCGCAGGTCGCGGGGCAACGCTCAATGGCGAGGTGCTTAAAGCGAGTACACGCAGCGATTTTGTCGGTGCGCGGGTGCCGGTTGACCAATTGCCGAGCGCTGATTCGGATCTTGTTGCGGTTGAGAAACCCAATTCCATCGCGCTCAGAATTGCGATGGTCGCGCATGACAAGGCAGACCTTGTGGCGACGCTGCGTTGGGGTTTTGAGTGGGATATTGCGGCCGCTGCGCTGATTGCGCGTGAGGCCGGGGCGCGGGTGACCGACGCTTTCGGTATGCCGCTCGCTTATAACAAGCGCGATCCGCGTGATTTTGGGGTATTGGTAAGCGCGCCTGCCATCCACGCCGAAGCGGTGGGCAGAATTGCCGAAAGGGCGCATGAGCTTCAGAAAATCAAATAA
- a CDS encoding OmpA family protein: MKFSKLLVSSTAAVALLGTTACVTDPNTGEQKASRTAIGAVAGGVLGTLLGGVIGGDTARIIGAGIGGSAGAVIGKQFDDQIRELDETLEGTGVDVEEIGDQDAILVRLPDGVTFATGSASINPGFYDSLNSIADSLIQYPNSLIDVYGFTDTTGSDATNQRLSEQRADAVANYLAARGVARSRIATRGYGESYDYLRVKTGDGVDQPLNRRVEIKIIPISQDDVNAARAQ; encoded by the coding sequence ATGAAATTTTCTAAACTTTTAGTCTCAAGCACAGCGGCAGTCGCACTGCTGGGTACAACGGCTTGTGTGACTGATCCCAACACTGGCGAGCAGAAAGCATCGCGCACAGCGATCGGCGCGGTTGCTGGCGGCGTTCTGGGCACGCTGTTGGGTGGTGTGATCGGTGGCGATACGGCGCGCATCATCGGCGCTGGCATCGGCGGTTCGGCAGGTGCTGTCATCGGCAAACAATTCGATGACCAGATCCGCGAGCTTGATGAAACGCTCGAAGGCACCGGCGTTGATGTCGAGGAAATCGGCGATCAGGACGCCATTCTGGTGCGTTTGCCTGATGGAGTGACCTTCGCAACCGGCTCAGCCAGCATCAACCCAGGCTTTTACGATTCGCTCAATTCGATCGCAGATAGCCTCATCCAATATCCAAACAGCCTGATCGACGTTTACGGTTTTACCGATACGACCGGCTCGGATGCGACGAACCAGCGCTTGTCTGAACAGCGCGCTGATGCGGTCGCCAACTACCTGGCAGCACGCGGAGTTGCGCGCAGCCGGATCGCGACGCGCGGTTATGGCGAAAGCTACGATTACCTGCGCGTAAAAACGGGCGACGGGGTCGACCAGCCGCTCAACCGCCGCGTTGAGATCAAGATTATTCCAATCAGTCAGGACGATGTGAACGCCGCGCGCGCTCAATAA
- a CDS encoding hemolysin family protein, which translates to MTPFPWTELLIIFGLIVLNGVFAMSELAIVSAKTSKLKAKAEAGSTSAQTAIKLAAEPGKFLSTVQIGITLIAIITGAYSGASLEAPVGERLAALGVPEELSGEAAFVSVIALTTYLSVVVGELVPKQLALRAAVPVATIMARPMAILARIAAPLVWLLDTSSAGIIRLFGVRSKGGSSVTAEELQMIFADATRSGVIEHDQHQILTGVVRLAERPVRELMTPRTELDWIDVDADPMQIHKTIRESPHSLLPVAQGSPDSILGVVKVRDILGRMVADRGFSVREMMHRAEVVPDQLDAMDALRVLQSAEIAMALVHDEYGHFEGVVTPVDLLTAIAGNFASDQDEGDTPELIECSDGSILVAGALSANGLADRLGLTYGEDREFGTAAGYALYVLKRLPAPGDKFTDQGWEFTITEMDNRRIDKILVRRIEAAD; encoded by the coding sequence GTGACACCTTTTCCCTGGACCGAACTTCTCATCATCTTTGGGCTGATTGTGCTCAATGGCGTTTTTGCCATGTCCGAGCTTGCAATCGTGTCAGCCAAGACCAGCAAGCTCAAAGCCAAGGCGGAAGCAGGTTCCACCTCGGCGCAAACAGCAATCAAGCTGGCGGCGGAACCGGGCAAGTTTCTTTCTACCGTCCAGATTGGCATTACGCTCATCGCGATCATCACCGGCGCTTATTCAGGCGCAAGCCTTGAAGCGCCGGTGGGAGAGCGTTTGGCGGCGCTTGGTGTTCCAGAGGAGCTTTCCGGTGAGGCCGCGTTTGTCAGTGTGATCGCTCTCACCACCTATTTGAGCGTGGTTGTGGGTGAGCTTGTGCCAAAGCAATTGGCCCTTCGCGCAGCGGTGCCAGTCGCGACCATCATGGCGCGGCCCATGGCGATCCTTGCGCGCATAGCGGCCCCGCTTGTGTGGCTGCTCGACACCTCTTCTGCGGGCATCATCCGCCTGTTTGGCGTGCGCTCGAAAGGGGGGTCTTCGGTTACAGCCGAAGAACTGCAGATGATCTTTGCCGATGCGACCCGCTCAGGGGTGATTGAGCACGATCAGCACCAAATCCTGACCGGCGTTGTGCGGCTTGCTGAGCGTCCGGTGCGCGAGCTGATGACCCCGCGCACCGAACTTGACTGGATTGATGTGGACGCGGACCCCATGCAAATCCACAAGACTATCCGCGAAAGCCCCCATTCGCTTTTGCCTGTCGCGCAAGGGTCGCCTGACAGTATTCTGGGCGTTGTGAAGGTGCGCGATATTCTTGGTCGCATGGTCGCCGACCGCGGCTTTTCGGTGCGCGAGATGATGCACCGGGCCGAGGTTGTTCCCGATCAGCTTGACGCGATGGACGCGCTGCGCGTGCTGCAATCGGCTGAGATTGCGATGGCGCTGGTCCACGATGAATATGGCCATTTTGAAGGGGTTGTGACACCGGTTGACCTTCTCACTGCGATTGCTGGCAATTTCGCGAGCGATCAGGATGAAGGCGACACCCCCGAGCTTATCGAATGTTCCGACGGCTCCATTCTCGTCGCAGGCGCTTTGTCGGCCAATGGGTTGGCTGACCGGCTTGGCCTCACCTATGGCGAGGATCGAGAATTCGGGACGGCGGCGGGTTATGCGTTGTATGTGCTCAAGCGCTTGCCGGCACCGGGCGACAAATTCACCGACCAAGGGTGGGAGTTCACCATCACCGAGATGGACAATCGCCGGATCGACAAAATTTTGGTGCGGCGGATTGAGGCGGCGGACTGA
- the msrA gene encoding peptide-methionine (S)-S-oxide reductase MsrA, whose protein sequence is MKRLGLWAAAALAAGGVYVAVPNSPAHALEEPVNAPAAKRIAREGAGLKTAIFAGGCFWGVEGVFSHVKGVKSAVAGYHGGSAATAKYSRIVQGGTAHAEAVKITYDPYVVRYDELLRIFFSVVADPTLKNRQGPDVGAHYRSALVPTSDEQRAVAEAYLAQMEASNVWSRPIVTKIESQRTFYRAEGYHQDFMAKNPNHRYIVRWDKPKVQALKVMFPRDFKAEFLRDN, encoded by the coding sequence ATGAAGCGGCTTGGTCTTTGGGCTGCCGCAGCGCTAGCGGCTGGAGGTGTTTATGTCGCAGTGCCAAACTCCCCGGCTCATGCGCTTGAAGAGCCGGTCAATGCGCCCGCCGCAAAACGCATAGCGCGTGAAGGTGCAGGGCTTAAAACCGCGATCTTTGCAGGCGGCTGTTTCTGGGGCGTTGAGGGCGTCTTCAGCCATGTCAAAGGCGTGAAAAGCGCCGTTGCAGGCTATCACGGCGGCTCGGCAGCAACAGCTAAATACAGCCGCATTGTTCAGGGCGGCACCGCTCATGCCGAAGCGGTCAAGATCACATACGACCCCTATGTCGTGCGCTATGATGAGCTTTTGCGCATCTTCTTTTCGGTCGTTGCCGATCCCACTTTGAAAAACCGACAGGGCCCCGATGTGGGCGCGCATTACCGCTCTGCTCTTGTTCCCACAAGCGATGAACAGCGCGCGGTTGCCGAGGCGTATCTTGCGCAAATGGAAGCGTCCAACGTGTGGAGCCGCCCCATTGTCACCAAGATAGAAAGCCAGCGCACCTTTTACCGCGCGGAAGGCTATCATCAGGATTTCATGGCGAAAAATCCGAACCACCGCTATATCGTGCGGTGGGATAAGCCCAAGGTGCAAGCGCTCAAAGTGATGTTCCCGCGCGATTTCAAAGCCGAATTCTTGCGCGACAACTAA